The DNA sequence CAGCGCTGGACTTGAGCGAGACGACGGCCTTCACCGTCTCACCCCGGTACCGGTCGACGGCGCCGACCACCGCGGCCTCGCGCACCGCCGGGTGGGCGTACAGCACGTCCTCGACCTCCCGCGGCCACACCTTGAACCCCGACGCGTTGATCTGGTCCTTCTTGCGGTCGACGATGTAGAACCAGCCGTCCGCGTCCATCAGTCCGACGTCGCCCGTGTGGAACCGGCCGCCCGGCATGGCGCGCAACGTCTCGTCCGGCTTGTTCCAGTACCCGGCGCACACCTGCGGGCCGGCGATGACGATCTCGCCCACCTCGCCGACCGGCAGCACCGCGTCGTCGTCGCCGACCACCTCCGCGACCGTGTCCGCCACGGGCGTGCCGATGGACACCGCGCCCGAATCCGGGTCCACGGGGGCCGTTGCGCCGAACGGCACCGTGATGGCGGGACTGTTGGTCTCGGTCAGCCCGTAGCCGTTGTGGATGTAGTGGCCGAACTTGTCGCCGAACGCCGCCAGCGCCCCCTCCGGCACCGGCGCGCCCCCGGAGAACACCGACCGCAGGCTCGCCAGGTGCTCCCGGGTCACCTCCGCGGCGTCCGTCCAGGCGATGAACACCGTGATGGCCCCGATGATCCGCGTCGCCCCGTGCTCCCGGATGGCCTCGGCGGCGGTGACAGGATGGAAGCGGCATGTGAGCACCGCCGGGCAGCGCGTGAGCATCGGCGCCGCGATGTGCCCGATGAGCCCGGTGATGTGGAACAGCGGCGCCACGGCGAACATGCCGCCGCCGGCGGCCATTCCCACACTGTCCCGGTAGACCTGCGCGGTGAAGACCACGTTGGCGTGCGTGCTCATCGACCCCTTGGGCGGGCCCGTGGTGCCCGAGGTGTAGGGCAGGTAGGCGAGGTCGTCCGGCCCCAGGTCCACCGGCTCCGGCCGCCGCCCGCGATACCGCTCGATCGTCTCGAGCAGGTCGCCCGTGCCGATGCCGCGCCGACGCTCGGAGGAAGCGAAGATCCGCGGGTCGTAGCGGGTCTGCAGGTCGAGTTCGCTGGTGGTGAGGACGGTCCGCACGTCCGTGTCCGCCGCCGCGGCGACCAGCTCCTCGGCCACCGACTCCAGGCACACGGCCGCCGCGGCGCCGCTGTCGGCGAGGATCTCGTGCAGCTCGCGCCGCTTGTACATCGGGTTGATCGGCACGGGGACGGCGCCGATCTTCCACGCCGCGAGCACCACGGGAAAGTACTGCGGGATGTTCTGCAGCACCACGGCCACCCGGTCGCCCTTGGCCAGTCCGTGCTCCGACAGCGCGACGGCCAGCGCGTCGGACATCCCGTCCACCTCGGCGAAGGTCAGCGTCGTGTCGAAGTACCTGACCAGCGGCACGCCCGGGGCAGCCGCTGCGGAGGCGCGGAACATCGCGAGCGCGGTGGGGAACTCGTTCGGCAGAGTCCGGCCGTCGTGGGCCCCGGACCGGCTCATGGTCTGCGCGGCCATCACGCGGCCTCGAAGTAGCGGCGCGGGTTGTCCACCATCATGGTGGTGATCTGCGCATCGGTGACGCCCCGGTCGCGCAGCGCGGGCAGCACGTCGTCGCTGATGTGCGTGAAGTT is a window from the Tomitella gaofuii genome containing:
- a CDS encoding AMP-binding protein → MAAQTMSRSGAHDGRTLPNEFPTALAMFRASAAAAPGVPLVRYFDTTLTFAEVDGMSDALAVALSEHGLAKGDRVAVVLQNIPQYFPVVLAAWKIGAVPVPINPMYKRRELHEILADSGAAAAVCLESVAEELVAAAADTDVRTVLTTSELDLQTRYDPRIFASSERRRGIGTGDLLETIERYRGRRPEPVDLGPDDLAYLPYTSGTTGPPKGSMSTHANVVFTAQVYRDSVGMAAGGGMFAVAPLFHITGLIGHIAAPMLTRCPAVLTCRFHPVTAAEAIREHGATRIIGAITVFIAWTDAAEVTREHLASLRSVFSGGAPVPEGALAAFGDKFGHYIHNGYGLTETNSPAITVPFGATAPVDPDSGAVSIGTPVADTVAEVVGDDDAVLPVGEVGEIVIAGPQVCAGYWNKPDETLRAMPGGRFHTGDVGLMDADGWFYIVDRKKDQINASGFKVWPREVEDVLYAHPAVREAAVVGAVDRYRGETVKAVVSLKSSAEADEDGLIAFCRERMAAYKVPRAVEIRDELPKTVTGKILRRALRGG